A section of the Triticum dicoccoides isolate Atlit2015 ecotype Zavitan chromosome 7A, WEW_v2.0, whole genome shotgun sequence genome encodes:
- the LOC119332067 gene encoding GDSL esterase/lipase At5g03600-like yields the protein MKLPPAVVCLLLILVFFDGASVEARGTPSAQGSRNQWSSMFVFGDDFVDNGNRPNITGEKTSRQWSYPYGSYLNSHYPTSPVLTGRFSNYRMQSDFIARMLGLHEAPPAYELTDDQSCGSSGMTFASGGAGVFKVTAKKKVPTLAAQVQAFKRLVNDGVIPTRQLHHSVALIAISGNDYMSGSEANNGFYTSFDDLDTYVGNVATEILDNVAQLQMLGVRKVLVNNLHPIGCMPLHTSSNNYTTCDLLGNYGASVHNKYLKQMLEERDNVHILDLYTAFTDIINHAPGGGSDESKNFNRKLTPCCESTYKGGYCGERSHSGKRLYDLCETPDKMFYWDQTHPTHAGWEAVMKALQQPLMEFLDEDYVA from the exons ATGAAGCTCCCGCCGGCTGTTGTCTGTCTGCTCCTCATCCTCGTCTTCTTTGATG GTGCTTCAGTGGAGGCCCGAGGCACACCTTCTGCCCAGGGGTCGAGGAACCAATGGTCCAGCATGTTCGTCTTCGGCGACGACTTTGTCGACAACGGCAACCGTCCCAACATCACCGGTGAAAAGACATCGCGCCAATGGAGCTACCCCTACGGCTCCTATCTCAACTCTCATTATCCTACGTCTCCTGTTTTGACCGGACGCTTCTCCAACTACAGGATGCAATCAGATTTTATCG CAAGGATGTTGGGTCTCCATGAAGCACCTCCAGCGTACGAGCTCACAGATGATCAATCTTGTGGCTCATCTGGCATGACCTTCGCTTCTGGCGGCGCTGGTGTCTTCAAGGTGACAGCGAAGAAAAAGGTGCCGACCCTTGCTGCACAGGTTCAAGCTTTCAAGAGGCTAGTCAACGACGGGGTCATCCCAACACGACAGCTTCACCACTCTGTCGCGCTCATCGCCATCTCCGGCAATGACTACATGAGCGGCTCTGAGGCCAATAATGGCTTCTACACAAGCTTCGACGAT CTCGATACTTACGTCGGAAACGTGGCGACTGAGATCCTAGATAATGTGGCGCAACTGCAGATGCTTGGTGTGAGAAAGGTGCTAGTAAACAACTTGCATCCCATTGGTTGCATGCCTTTGCATACTAGTTCGAACAACTACACCACGTGCGACCTTCTCGGCAATTATGGCGCATCCGTGCACAACAAGTACCTAAAGCAAATGCTCGAAGAAAGGGACAACGTTCACATACTAGACCTCTACACTGCTTTCACTGACATCATTAATCATGCCCCTG GTGGAGGGTCGGATGAGTCCAAGAATTTCAACCGCAAACTGACCCCGTGCTGCGAGAGTACCTATAAGGGAGGGTACTGTGGAGAGCGTAGCCATTCAGGGAAGCGCTTGTACGACCTATGTGAAACTCCTGACAAGATGTTCTACTGGGACCAGACACACCCAACACATGCTGGGTGGGAAGCTGTAATGAAGGCGCTGCAACAGCCTTTGATGGAGTTTCTTGATGAGGACTACGTTGCATGA